The proteins below are encoded in one region of Parvicella tangerina:
- a CDS encoding FeoA family protein — protein MRLTDLNINEQGIISEQDINLLPAKLVDFGCVPGNVVSIVNYAPFNGPVYLRVQETFFAVRREIADFIEVIRLEEKEVA, from the coding sequence ATGAGACTTACAGATTTAAATATAAATGAGCAAGGAATCATCTCAGAACAGGACATCAATCTGTTGCCTGCAAAGTTAGTTGATTTTGGATGTGTTCCTGGGAATGTAGTTTCAATTGTCAACTATGCACCGTTTAACGGCCCTGTTTATCTTAGAGTTCAAGAAACCTTTTTTGCAGTTAGAAGAGAAATCGCAGACTTCATAGAGGTTATTCGATTGGAGGAGAAAGAAGTGGCCTGA
- a CDS encoding polysaccharide deacetylase family protein translates to MLKVFVENKSNRLLYALDLVLNQVGGLKFKVADNTEDLHPDDHVINYSGRNIQGSFQIHPHGLLFEKDVQIGDIPFSYRSDKMLVSVFPTEFDDLGFDVFAASFYIATRYEEYRKFEADEHGRYTSKHSIQSKIGILKRPIINIWVKELKKLLEKKWNITFPESRSFRTINTIDVDVAFAYLAKGAVRGTGGLGKEILKGDFSSAKNRINTMTNKEKDPLDTYDFIKETATNNGVESIFFLLLGDYKKPYDTPNDFTSVVYRELVQRLASFSQIGIHPSYNSYLNEGKLLKEIDRLKALTKLENVIARKHFLRLSIPDSYRLMEKVGITDDYTMGYADQIGFRAGLCTPFKPFDVLQDKVLNIQVHPFAYMDGTLREYLHLSADEAVKEVEFLKREVKNVNGEFIGIWHNTSLTDTGEWEGWREVYEVGLGNS, encoded by the coding sequence ATGTTAAAGGTATTTGTTGAAAATAAGTCAAATAGGCTTTTATATGCTCTAGACTTGGTTTTAAATCAGGTAGGAGGGCTAAAATTCAAGGTTGCCGATAATACGGAAGATCTTCACCCTGATGATCACGTAATTAACTATTCTGGAAGAAATATCCAAGGTTCCTTTCAGATCCACCCTCATGGGTTGTTGTTTGAAAAGGATGTTCAGATTGGAGATATACCATTTAGCTACCGCTCAGACAAGATGCTAGTAAGTGTCTTCCCAACAGAATTTGATGATCTAGGTTTTGATGTTTTTGCTGCGTCATTCTACATAGCAACTCGGTATGAAGAGTACCGAAAATTTGAAGCCGATGAGCACGGTCGGTATACGAGTAAACACTCGATTCAAAGTAAAATAGGAATTCTTAAACGTCCGATCATTAATATTTGGGTGAAGGAGTTAAAGAAGTTACTCGAAAAAAAGTGGAATATCACCTTTCCTGAGTCGCGCTCATTTAGAACGATCAATACCATTGATGTGGATGTTGCTTTCGCCTACTTAGCTAAAGGAGCAGTTAGAGGAACTGGAGGGCTAGGTAAAGAAATTCTTAAAGGAGATTTTAGCTCAGCAAAGAACAGGATCAATACCATGACAAACAAAGAGAAAGATCCGTTAGACACGTATGATTTTATAAAAGAAACAGCAACCAATAACGGTGTGGAGAGTATCTTTTTCCTGTTGCTCGGAGACTACAAAAAGCCCTATGACACGCCCAATGACTTTACATCAGTAGTTTACCGGGAGTTAGTGCAAAGACTAGCGTCCTTTTCTCAAATCGGAATTCACCCTTCTTATAATTCCTATTTGAATGAAGGTAAACTGTTAAAGGAGATAGATCGATTAAAAGCACTTACCAAGTTAGAGAACGTAATTGCCAGAAAACATTTTTTACGCTTGTCCATACCTGACTCTTATCGCCTGATGGAAAAAGTGGGAATAACTGACGACTACACGATGGGATACGCAGATCAGATTGGTTTTAGAGCGGGGTTATGCACACCTTTTAAACCTTTTGATGTACTTCAAGATAAGGTCTTGAATATTCAGGTTCATCCGTTTGCTTATATGGATGGAACCTTACGAGAGTATCTCCATTTATCTGCTGATGAAGCAGTAAAAGAAGTTGAGTTCTTGAAGCGAGAAGTAAAAAATGTAAATGGAGAGTTTATTGGGATCTGGCATAACACTTCTTTGACAGATACAGGTGAATGGGAGGGGTGGCGAGAAGTTTATGAAGTTGGGTTAGGCAACTCTTGA
- a CDS encoding kelch repeat-containing protein, translated as MLNTIPKDSTFTSAEMNLETKLPVRSLWIVKTGCVCAILSFNISTGFSQNWTEESEFAGIERDDAVGFSVGNTGFVGTGRDAGFQYTSDFYKFENDSWSQIPSILGDARQYCSSFSFSNQGCIVNGVNASDQVLNELQCFDPELNEWSYHSTFPGLPRLQSASFSIGEKGYCGSGRNDTLVFSDWYVYDPVRDTWNGISDFPDERYESVTFVINGIAYVGLGANLDGDFFNTFYRYSPLESSWFRIAEFPGLARTYSQGFNQDGKGFVCGGMDENGNILNECWEYDPSIDEWSQVDDFPKKMRGMSHFKLSGCNYFVTGLDESFNRIKSTYSSCTDEEIGDGFLIYPNPSIGKIAIVVESEFEETNLQIFNVLGKLVYQSSITFSYTLLDLSDFDVGVYILYFRNDKREIIKKLVLN; from the coding sequence ATGTTGAACACTATACCGAAGGATTCTACGTTTACGTCTGCAGAGATGAATTTGGAAACCAAACTACCGGTAAGATCGTTGTGGATCGTTAAAACTGGTTGCGTCTGCGCAATTCTAAGTTTTAATATTTCAACAGGTTTTTCTCAAAATTGGACTGAAGAGTCTGAATTCGCTGGGATTGAACGTGATGATGCAGTAGGGTTTTCTGTTGGAAATACGGGTTTTGTGGGGACAGGAAGAGATGCTGGATTCCAATATACCTCGGATTTCTATAAATTCGAAAATGACAGTTGGAGTCAAATTCCATCTATACTGGGAGATGCTCGTCAATACTGTTCATCATTTTCGTTTAGCAATCAAGGCTGTATTGTAAATGGAGTAAATGCTAGTGATCAAGTTCTAAATGAACTGCAGTGTTTTGATCCAGAATTGAATGAATGGAGTTATCACTCTACATTCCCAGGCTTGCCTAGATTACAAAGCGCTTCTTTTTCAATAGGAGAAAAAGGTTATTGTGGGTCCGGAAGAAATGATACGCTAGTTTTCAGTGACTGGTATGTTTATGATCCTGTTCGCGACACATGGAATGGAATTTCTGATTTTCCAGATGAACGGTATGAAAGTGTAACTTTTGTTATAAACGGTATTGCTTATGTTGGTCTTGGGGCTAATCTCGATGGGGATTTTTTTAACACGTTTTACAGATATAGTCCATTAGAATCAAGTTGGTTTAGGATAGCTGAATTTCCTGGTTTGGCTAGAACATATAGTCAGGGATTTAATCAAGATGGTAAAGGTTTTGTTTGTGGAGGTATGGATGAGAACGGTAATATTTTGAATGAGTGTTGGGAGTATGATCCGAGTATTGATGAATGGAGTCAAGTTGATGATTTTCCTAAAAAAATGAGAGGGATGTCTCATTTTAAGTTATCAGGTTGCAACTATTTCGTGACTGGATTAGATGAAAGCTTCAACAGAATTAAGAGTACATACAGCTCTTGTACAGATGAGGAGATTGGAGATGGTTTTTTAATCTATCCCAATCCATCAATTGGCAAGATAGCTATTGTAGTGGAAAGCGAGTTTGAAGAAACCAATCTTCAAATATTCAATGTCCTCGGAAAATTGGTTTATCAATCATCCATAACGTTCTCCTATACTCTTTTAGACTTAAGTGATTTTGATGTGGGGGTATATATCTTGTATTTCAGAAATGATAAAAGAGAAATAATCAAGAAGCTGGTACTAAACTAA
- a CDS encoding YHYH protein produces MKKNVLFALAISSALAINAQTNPAITSWMINTTGLTGSHYVAGNSTPINDSYEANVQQVEFSTNYAYISCSGIPSYIVGPYQDGNPAQATDNDYIYKIPLNPSQNSGTATATQMGSIGIWINGVAMYDYRDGVSYSLSSGSDAGGPLGGTGDGVWNRDAILAENEGFDCSKGHPSPIFSGGPGPGGTLEGGAYHHHQNPSAFNLDLVEVSDVCDLYVSDGLYVIDSTQHSPLLGYAFDGFPVYGPYGYANPDGSGGIKRIQSSYQLRSSMTQRTHYYDGTDVTDGPDVDATYPLGYYREDYEFNLSFGDLDEHNGRFCVTPEYPNGIYCYFATVDENWNSAFPYMVGPTYYGNVDGGEVTSITETTTTYTPGTSSVIDLEHVQVNVFPNPASDLIAIQLMNSNTENFEVKLYDMSGRLIHSTQIKQGSTIAYFDTKTVYSGQYIVEISNDISVTTKKITVQH; encoded by the coding sequence ATGAAAAAAAACGTACTATTCGCACTCGCGATCTCATCTGCTTTAGCTATCAATGCGCAGACGAATCCAGCGATCACCTCATGGATGATCAATACAACGGGATTAACAGGAAGCCACTATGTTGCCGGTAACTCAACACCAATTAACGACTCCTATGAAGCCAATGTTCAACAAGTAGAGTTCTCTACTAATTACGCTTACATCTCTTGTTCTGGAATACCCTCATATATCGTGGGGCCTTATCAAGATGGCAACCCAGCTCAAGCTACTGACAACGACTATATCTACAAAATACCTCTTAACCCTTCTCAAAACTCAGGGACTGCAACTGCCACTCAAATGGGCTCTATAGGAATATGGATCAATGGAGTAGCTATGTATGATTATAGAGATGGAGTTTCCTACAGTCTGTCCTCGGGAAGTGACGCTGGTGGACCACTTGGTGGAACAGGAGACGGAGTATGGAATAGAGATGCTATACTGGCAGAGAATGAAGGATTTGATTGTTCAAAGGGACATCCTTCTCCAATTTTTAGTGGAGGACCCGGACCTGGAGGAACTCTTGAAGGAGGAGCCTATCATCACCACCAAAACCCATCTGCGTTCAACTTAGACCTTGTTGAAGTTTCTGATGTTTGTGATCTCTATGTGAGTGATGGCTTATACGTCATTGATTCCACACAGCATTCTCCTTTACTAGGATACGCATTTGATGGATTTCCCGTATACGGTCCTTACGGTTATGCAAACCCTGATGGTTCAGGAGGTATTAAGAGAATACAATCGAGTTATCAGTTAAGAAGTAGTATGACGCAAAGAACACACTACTACGATGGCACTGATGTTACAGACGGTCCTGATGTAGACGCCACTTATCCCCTTGGATACTACCGTGAAGATTATGAGTTTAACTTATCATTTGGTGATTTAGATGAACACAATGGAAGATTCTGTGTAACACCAGAATATCCAAATGGAATCTATTGCTATTTTGCCACTGTGGATGAGAACTGGAATTCAGCATTTCCATATATGGTAGGCCCTACCTACTATGGAAACGTTGATGGCGGAGAAGTTACTTCTATCACTGAAACGACAACCACTTATACACCAGGAACATCTTCAGTTATTGATCTAGAACACGTGCAGGTGAATGTTTTCCCTAACCCTGCTTCAGATCTTATTGCTATTCAGCTGATGAACAGTAACACTGAGAACTTTGAAGTAAAACTATATGACATGTCAGGTAGATTAATTCATAGCACACAAATTAAGCAAGGATCGACCATTGCTTATTTCGATACGAAAACAGTTTACAGCGGACAGTACATCGTAGAGATCTCTAACGATATTTCTGTAACAACTAAAAAAATTACTGTTCAGCACTAA
- the feoB gene encoding ferrous iron transport protein B — translation MSETSLRSIVLVGNPNTGKTSLFNKLTGMTQKVGNYPGVTVEKKVGKLQIGQEKFQVTDLPGTYSINPSSQDEKVVLSFVQEELKSPKTQIFIYVAEVSNLRRNLLFFTQLRDLGLPIVLAINMVDQMTAKKISIDIEKLEEELATKVIPISVKKGTGLDDLKKFVGTFVGGTRKPQDNELYDWVTSYTADHDDLDLLTIRSNSVRRMKRINELINYIVKKQPSKFDNLRANLDKVFLHKIFGPIVFFAILLLIFQGVYSWSAYPMEGIDLLFANLSSWTKEVLPKGTFTNLIAEGLIPGIGGVAIFIPQIAILFMFIAFLEESGYMSRVVYIADKVMRKFGLSGKSVIPLISGTACAIPAVMAARNIQNEKEKLITILVTPFMTCSARLPVYLMIIALVIPSTYYFGVNLQAITLFVLYVLGFLAAILSAYVLNKFMKLKSKDAFIVEMPEYRMPSAKNVFLEVFNKTKSFVFDAGKIIVALSIVLWFLASHGFSDEFNNAEQLVTEQYQGQDLSEDEFKTKITGFKVEHSMIGSAGKFIEPVIAPLGYDWKIGVAVLSSFAAREVFIGSLATIYNVGNEEFDSIQNRMRKEKRADGSAVYDLPTGISILLFYVFAMQCISTLAIVKSETGSWKWPILQLVFMSSIAYLAAMAAYQILS, via the coding sequence ATGAGTGAGACCTCACTACGTTCAATAGTTTTAGTAGGGAACCCGAATACGGGAAAGACCAGTTTATTCAATAAATTGACTGGAATGACCCAGAAGGTTGGGAATTATCCAGGCGTTACGGTAGAAAAAAAAGTCGGTAAACTTCAAATTGGTCAGGAAAAGTTTCAGGTAACAGATCTTCCAGGCACGTACAGTATCAATCCATCTTCTCAAGATGAAAAAGTTGTACTAAGCTTCGTTCAAGAGGAGTTGAAAAGTCCAAAAACACAGATTTTTATTTACGTTGCTGAGGTAAGTAACCTGCGAAGAAACTTATTATTTTTCACTCAACTTAGAGACTTAGGGTTGCCGATAGTGCTGGCGATCAATATGGTAGATCAGATGACTGCAAAAAAGATCTCCATTGATATTGAAAAACTAGAAGAAGAGTTAGCAACAAAGGTTATTCCTATAAGCGTAAAAAAAGGAACAGGGCTTGACGACTTAAAGAAGTTTGTCGGAACTTTTGTTGGCGGTACTCGAAAGCCTCAAGACAATGAGCTATATGATTGGGTTACCAGCTATACTGCAGATCATGATGATCTTGATTTGTTGACGATTCGATCAAACAGTGTTAGGCGAATGAAACGGATCAATGAATTGATCAATTACATCGTCAAAAAACAGCCGAGCAAGTTTGATAATCTCAGGGCAAATCTAGATAAAGTGTTTTTGCATAAGATATTTGGTCCGATCGTGTTTTTTGCAATATTGCTGCTCATATTTCAGGGAGTTTATTCTTGGAGCGCATACCCAATGGAAGGCATTGATTTATTGTTTGCAAATCTAAGTAGTTGGACGAAAGAGGTTTTACCTAAAGGAACATTTACGAATCTGATCGCTGAAGGATTGATCCCAGGGATCGGAGGTGTGGCCATATTTATCCCTCAGATAGCTATTCTATTCATGTTCATTGCTTTTCTCGAAGAGAGTGGTTACATGAGCCGGGTAGTTTATATAGCCGATAAGGTGATGCGAAAATTTGGGCTTAGTGGAAAAAGTGTCATTCCTTTGATCTCTGGAACTGCCTGTGCAATCCCTGCAGTGATGGCCGCTAGAAATATTCAAAACGAGAAAGAAAAACTAATCACGATTTTGGTCACGCCTTTTATGACCTGTTCGGCTCGACTGCCGGTTTATTTAATGATTATTGCTTTGGTGATACCATCAACTTATTATTTTGGGGTAAATCTTCAGGCAATAACCTTATTTGTTTTGTACGTACTTGGGTTTTTAGCAGCAATACTAAGTGCATACGTGTTGAATAAGTTTATGAAGTTAAAGTCAAAGGATGCGTTTATTGTTGAAATGCCCGAGTACAGGATGCCTTCGGCAAAGAATGTTTTTCTGGAGGTGTTCAATAAAACAAAAAGTTTCGTTTTTGATGCAGGAAAGATTATCGTAGCGCTTTCTATCGTTTTATGGTTTTTAGCTTCACATGGTTTTAGCGATGAGTTTAACAATGCTGAACAATTAGTGACAGAACAATACCAAGGTCAAGACTTATCTGAAGATGAATTCAAAACTAAAATTACCGGGTTTAAAGTGGAGCACAGTATGATCGGTAGCGCAGGAAAGTTTATAGAGCCTGTTATTGCGCCTCTAGGATATGATTGGAAAATTGGAGTAGCCGTGCTAAGTTCGTTTGCGGCAAGAGAGGTGTTTATTGGCTCTTTGGCCACCATTTATAATGTTGGAAATGAAGAGTTCGATAGCATCCAGAATCGTATGCGGAAAGAGAAGAGAGCAGATGGAAGTGCAGTTTATGACCTTCCCACCGGAATTTCTATTCTGTTGTTTTATGTGTTTGCCATGCAGTGCATATCTACGTTAGCCATCGTGAAAAGCGAGACGGGAAGTTGGAAATGGCCAATCTTACAATTGGTATTTATGTCTTCGATTGCTTACCTTGCAGCAATGGCTGCATATCAAATACTAAGTTGA
- a CDS encoding T9SS type A sorting domain-containing protein yields the protein MKKLLFLIVIVFCSLSVNAQQYKLLPDSCTYCMYKKKIGPYWMDGVNEIIPNLDTMINGKQYTAGSWKVYFRQEGDLVYCLHQDSIQEEIVMDFNVAIGDTLYNLYSRDGWWNKYHARVIVVDSVLLGDGSFHTYIELEGFQMFDGYQWESHTWEIKWNEKGLCNCGGTYNVLGGLTTNTPLDYQILDGPYYVNPVYCTTDTLVPNECYDFGHTCSNCSPILSEVNENENSIINLYPNPASTQIYLESSLLGVQQLSIFSMTGKLIESVSFRGQYTLDVEHYTEGFYVYVCRDEFGNQTTGKIVVDR from the coding sequence GTGAAAAAACTACTCTTTCTCATAGTAATTGTTTTCTGTTCCCTTTCGGTGAATGCGCAGCAGTATAAGTTGTTGCCTGATTCATGTACGTATTGTATGTATAAGAAAAAAATAGGACCCTATTGGATGGATGGTGTGAATGAGATTATTCCCAATTTAGATACAATGATCAATGGGAAGCAGTATACTGCTGGAAGCTGGAAGGTATATTTTAGACAAGAAGGAGATCTAGTTTATTGTCTTCATCAGGATTCCATTCAGGAAGAAATTGTCATGGATTTTAACGTAGCGATTGGTGATACACTTTATAATCTATACTCAAGAGATGGTTGGTGGAATAAATATCACGCTAGGGTAATTGTTGTTGATTCAGTTTTGCTAGGTGATGGTTCGTTTCATACTTATATTGAACTTGAAGGTTTTCAAATGTTTGATGGTTATCAATGGGAAAGCCATACTTGGGAGATTAAGTGGAACGAAAAAGGGCTGTGTAATTGTGGAGGAACTTATAATGTTTTGGGAGGCTTAACAACTAACACTCCTTTGGATTATCAGATTCTTGATGGTCCATATTATGTGAATCCTGTGTATTGCACAACTGACACGCTGGTGCCAAATGAGTGTTACGATTTCGGACATACTTGCAGTAATTGCAGTCCGATTTTATCTGAAGTAAATGAAAATGAAAACTCGATAATCAACTTATACCCCAATCCAGCATCAACTCAGATCTACCTTGAATCTTCATTGCTGGGAGTGCAGCAACTTTCCATATTCTCGATGACGGGAAAGTTGATTGAATCAGTTTCATTTCGAGGGCAATATACGTTGGATGTTGAACACTATACCGAAGGATTCTACGTTTACGTCTGCAGAGATGAATTTGGAAACCAAACTACCGGTAAGATCGTTGTGGATCGTTAA
- a CDS encoding S46 family peptidase has translation MKSIKLTILSLFITFSSFAHEGMWIPSLLKIVEGDMQAEGLKLSAEDIYSINNSSLKDAIVHFGGGCTAEIVSDQGLILTNHHCGLSQVQSHSSVDHDYIKDGFWAMSKQEELKNEGLTATLIVRIEDVTAQVNEGVTDEMGEKEAYKAQYENMKSIASKATVGTNYEAVVKPFYYGNEFYLIVTKTFEDVRLVGAPPAGIGKFGGDTDNWIWPRHTGDFSVFRIYADKNNNPAKISDDNVPYRPDNWLKVSMEGVQEDDFTMVFGFPGRTYQYMTSYEVEDYINVVTPKRIEMRTASLDVIDAKMKQSDEVRIKYTSKQARISNAHKKWIGQLLGLKEKDALQQKKDFEAEYLKRVPKDGKYKNVLQDLKEVQEGFLKYDLARSLWIEIWYYGPEIIRFANGFEGMLQETTYMETFRKKNEGYRGFFKNYDVSVDKAVFEKLIPMYVQALDHGLRPEEIPTGNNWAADYTEMIYSKSIFCDSVKLQKFLMKPQKKQIKMLQKDPAFKLAQSIMLTYKGEVEPMYYDYYLKKDGLMKKYLAAQMEYFPEKKFFADANSTLRLTYGKIEGASPRDGMAYTYYTTIDGIIQKNNTGEEDFEMPERVRELWKAKDYGPYATDGELRVCLLGSNHTTGGNSGSPALNGEGHLIGINFDRSWESTMSDIMFDPSICRNIMVDIKYVLWVMDKYAGAGHLVKEMDLVDADYREQQYLKEMKGKVQMFTNRLQDVPNDVYALLGRSYVFKEMGMTQEYLADINQVLKIDLKNIAALNQKADYLQSKGKFDEALSLTKESLKIKSGVDNLEAMFIQGKTLMGLDENTKALSVFDEVIELDFTVFDAYYFRGICHQELGNLDEACKNFELAAKMGHEKAQEIHYLNCDLGAW, from the coding sequence ATGAAGTCAATTAAGCTTACCATTTTATCTTTATTCATTACGTTTTCATCTTTTGCGCATGAGGGAATGTGGATTCCTTCTTTGCTCAAGATTGTTGAAGGAGACATGCAAGCAGAGGGTTTGAAGCTGTCTGCTGAAGATATTTACTCCATTAATAACTCTAGTCTCAAGGATGCAATTGTTCACTTTGGCGGAGGATGTACTGCCGAGATCGTATCTGATCAGGGATTAATTTTAACCAATCACCACTGCGGATTATCGCAAGTACAATCGCACTCTTCTGTAGATCATGACTATATCAAGGATGGTTTTTGGGCAATGTCAAAACAGGAGGAACTGAAAAATGAAGGCTTAACCGCAACACTCATTGTTAGAATAGAAGATGTTACAGCTCAGGTAAATGAAGGGGTTACAGATGAGATGGGAGAGAAGGAAGCCTACAAAGCGCAGTATGAAAACATGAAATCAATTGCTTCGAAGGCTACGGTGGGTACAAACTACGAAGCGGTAGTTAAGCCTTTTTATTATGGAAACGAGTTTTACCTGATCGTTACGAAAACATTTGAAGATGTGCGATTGGTTGGCGCTCCACCAGCTGGAATTGGAAAGTTTGGAGGAGACACAGATAATTGGATCTGGCCAAGACATACTGGAGATTTTTCTGTTTTCAGAATTTATGCGGATAAGAATAATAACCCCGCAAAAATATCTGATGATAATGTTCCTTATCGTCCGGATAATTGGCTAAAGGTTTCTATGGAAGGAGTACAGGAAGATGATTTTACAATGGTGTTTGGCTTTCCCGGGAGAACGTATCAATATATGACATCTTACGAAGTGGAAGACTACATTAATGTGGTTACACCAAAGCGTATTGAAATGCGCACGGCAAGTTTAGATGTTATTGATGCAAAAATGAAGCAGTCGGATGAGGTGAGAATCAAATATACTTCAAAGCAAGCACGAATTTCTAATGCACACAAGAAGTGGATTGGACAATTGTTAGGGTTAAAAGAGAAAGATGCATTACAACAAAAGAAGGATTTCGAAGCAGAATACCTCAAGAGGGTACCAAAAGATGGCAAGTATAAAAACGTTCTGCAAGACCTTAAGGAAGTGCAAGAAGGTTTCTTGAAATACGATCTGGCTCGTTCCCTTTGGATTGAAATTTGGTACTACGGTCCTGAGATCATTCGTTTTGCGAATGGCTTTGAAGGAATGCTTCAGGAGACTACCTATATGGAGACATTTAGAAAGAAAAATGAAGGGTATAGAGGTTTTTTCAAAAACTATGATGTGAGTGTCGATAAGGCGGTCTTTGAAAAGTTGATTCCCATGTACGTTCAGGCTTTAGACCACGGGCTGAGGCCAGAGGAAATTCCTACAGGAAACAATTGGGCAGCAGATTATACCGAAATGATATACAGTAAATCCATCTTCTGTGATTCGGTTAAACTTCAGAAGTTTTTAATGAAACCGCAGAAGAAGCAAATCAAAATGTTGCAAAAAGACCCTGCGTTTAAATTGGCACAGAGTATCATGCTGACCTACAAAGGCGAAGTGGAACCCATGTACTATGATTACTACCTTAAGAAGGACGGTTTAATGAAGAAGTACTTGGCAGCTCAAATGGAGTATTTCCCAGAAAAGAAATTCTTTGCAGATGCCAATAGTACGCTAAGACTAACTTATGGAAAAATTGAGGGTGCATCTCCAAGAGATGGTATGGCTTATACCTATTACACTACGATTGACGGTATCATTCAAAAGAATAATACGGGTGAAGAGGACTTTGAAATGCCTGAAAGAGTTCGAGAACTTTGGAAAGCAAAAGATTATGGTCCGTACGCTACTGATGGAGAATTAAGAGTTTGTCTTTTAGGTTCTAATCATACCACAGGAGGAAACTCAGGTAGTCCAGCTCTGAATGGAGAGGGACACCTGATCGGTATTAACTTTGACAGAAGTTGGGAAAGTACGATGAGTGACATCATGTTTGATCCGAGTATCTGTAGAAACATCATGGTAGACATTAAGTACGTTCTATGGGTGATGGATAAGTATGCAGGAGCTGGACATCTAGTAAAAGAAATGGATTTGGTAGATGCCGATTACCGGGAGCAACAGTATTTAAAAGAAATGAAGGGTAAAGTTCAGATGTTTACCAATAGACTGCAAGATGTTCCGAACGATGTCTATGCATTACTGGGAAGGTCTTATGTGTTTAAGGAAATGGGAATGACACAAGAGTACTTGGCAGATATTAACCAAGTGCTAAAAATTGACCTTAAGAACATAGCAGCTTTGAATCAAAAGGCAGATTACTTGCAAAGCAAAGGTAAGTTTGACGAGGCATTGTCATTAACCAAAGAGTCACTCAAGATAAAGAGTGGAGTGGATAATTTGGAGGCCATGTTTATTCAGGGTAAAACATTAATGGGACTTGACGAGAATACTAAGGCTTTGAGCGTATTTGATGAGGTCATTGAGTTGGATTTTACGGTGTTTGATGCTTATTACTTTAGAGGCATTTGTCATCAGGAACTTGGGAATTTGGATGAAGCCTGCAAGAATTTTGAACTTGCTGCTAAAATGGGGCATGAGAAAGCACAAGAAATTCACTACCTGAATTGTGATCTTGGAGCCTGGTAG
- a CDS encoding sigma-70 family RNA polymerase sigma factor has translation MRQLKIEKSITNRSAISFNKYLFDVSQIEMISPQEEFELAGRIREGDQKALDKLVRSNLRFVISVAKQYQNFGVNLQDLVNEGNIGLIKAAQKFDETRGFKFISYAVWWIRQMIQKAINEQGKIVRIPSNKSGLMMRIARAEDEFLQKNERLPDADELAQMLEVTEKEIKDTYSSKYTKYDLDAPITSDDNTTRMEKFQSDENSLTEEQLSNNSLHIDIERMLGKLSPRERKIVQDYYGVGVSRSKTIAEISSDLGMSRESIRKLRNKAIKKLKSGNIEHMMDYIAN, from the coding sequence ATGAGACAGTTAAAAATAGAAAAAAGCATAACCAATAGAAGTGCTATTTCCTTTAACAAATACCTGTTTGACGTTAGCCAAATTGAAATGATCTCTCCTCAAGAGGAGTTTGAATTAGCTGGTAGAATTAGAGAAGGCGATCAGAAGGCATTGGATAAGTTAGTGAGATCCAACCTAAGGTTTGTGATCTCTGTGGCTAAGCAGTACCAGAATTTTGGTGTGAATTTGCAGGATTTGGTGAATGAAGGGAATATTGGTTTGATAAAGGCAGCACAGAAATTTGACGAGACAAGAGGTTTTAAGTTCATCTCTTATGCGGTTTGGTGGATTCGTCAGATGATCCAAAAAGCAATTAATGAGCAAGGGAAAATAGTGAGAATTCCATCTAATAAATCAGGTTTGATGATGAGAATCGCTAGGGCTGAAGATGAATTTTTGCAAAAGAACGAGCGTCTCCCCGATGCTGATGAACTAGCGCAAATGTTGGAAGTTACTGAAAAGGAGATCAAGGATACTTATTCAAGTAAATACACTAAATATGACTTAGATGCTCCGATCACTAGTGATGACAATACGACTAGGATGGAAAAATTTCAGAGTGATGAGAATTCACTAACAGAAGAACAATTATCCAATAACTCCTTGCATATTGACATTGAAAGAATGCTTGGCAAGTTAAGCCCTAGAGAGCGAAAAATTGTTCAGGATTATTACGGAGTTGGTGTGAGCAGAAGCAAAACGATTGCTGAGATTTCTTCTGACCTGGGGATGTCTAGAGAAAGCATCCGTAAACTCAGAAATAAGGCAATCAAAAAACTAAAGTCAGGCAATATCGAACACATGATGGATTACATCGCCAATTGA